The DNA sequence AGTGCTGCGCTCTAACCAACTGAGCTACATAGCTAAAAATTTAAAATAATTTATAATAATTAAAGAAATAAAAAAATAAAATTATTAATATACATAAAATTTATTTCTTATTTAAATAATATATTAACATAAATTATTTTAATTTAATATTTATAAATTTTTATTTTATATAAAATTTTAAAAATTATATCACATTAAAAATAAAAATTATATATAAAGAATATATAATAAAATTTTATAATATATATTGTATAAAAAGGAAAAAAAATGTTTAATTATAAAAAAAATAAAAATTTTATATTTAAAATAATTAATAAAGATTTAAAAAAAAAAAAAATTAAACAAGTACATACTAGATTTCCTCCAGAACCAAATGGATTTCTTCATATTGGTCATGCTAAATCTATATGTTTAAATTTTGAAATTGCCAAAATATATAATGGAAAATGTAATTTAAGATTTGATGATACTAATCCATCAACTGAAAAAAAAAATTATGTTAAATCTATAAAAAAAAATATTAAATGGATGGGATATAAATGGAATAAAAAAATTTTTTATTCTTCTCAATATTTTAAAAAAATATATAAGTATGCAATAAAATTAATTAAAAAAAAATTAGCTTATGTAGACAAATTATCTAAAAAAGAAATAAAAAAATATAGAGGAACATTAAAAAAAAAAGGAATAAATAGTCCATATAGAAGTCAATCAATAAAAAAAAATTTATATTTATTTAAACAAATGAAAAAAGGAAAATTTAAGGATGGAGAAGCATGTTTACGAGCAAAAATAAATATGAAATCATTAAATATAACTATGAGAGATCCAGTTTTATATAGAGTAAAAAATATTCCTCATTATCGTACAAAAAATAAATGGTTTATATATCCAACATATGACTTTGGTCATTGTATTTCAGATACTATAGAGGGTATTACTCATTCATTATGTTCACTTGAATTTTTAAATAATAATGAATTATATCAATGGATTTTAAAAAAAATAAATATTAAAAAAAAACCAAAACAATATGAATTCTCTAGATTAAATTTAGAATATACAGTTCTTTCTAAAAGAAAATTAAAAATATTAGTAAAAAAAAAAATTGTTGATGGATGGAAAGATCCTAGAATGCCTACAATTTCTGGTTTAAAAAATAGAGGATACACTCCTAAATCTATTAAAAATTTTTGTAAAAAAATTGGAATTTCTAAAAAAAATAATTTAATTGAATTATCACTCTTAGAACATTGTATAAGAAATGATTTAAATTCAAAAACACCAAGATTTATGGCTGTACTAAATCCAATAAAAATAATAATAACTAATATATCTGATAATTATAAAAAAAAAATAATTGTACCAAATCATCCATTATATCCAAATATTGGAACACATAAAATTTATTTTAATAAAATAATATATATTGATAAATCAGATTTTAAAGAAAATTTTAGTTCTAAATATAGAAGATTATCTTTAAACAAAGAAGTAAGATTACGATATTCATATATAATTAAAGCAATAAAAATAAAAAAAGATAATAAAGGAAACATAAAAACAATATTTTGTACATACGATAAAGATACATTAGGAAAAAAACCAAAAAATAGAAAAGTTAAAGGAGTAATACATTGGGTTTCAAAAAAATATTCTATTCCAGCTAAATTTCAATTATTTAAACCTATATTTACTATTAAAAATCCAGAAAATAAAAAAAAATATTTAAAATATATTAATAAAAAATCAATTAAAATTACAAATGGATTTATAGAAAAATGCTTTTTAAAAAAAAATAAATTTAATTCTATTCAGTTTGAACGAGAAGGATATTTTATAATTAATAAAAAAAATACAATAAAAAATAAAAAAATTACATTTAATAAAATAGTATCTTTAAAAGGAAAAAATTATTAATAAATAAAATATTTTTTTTATAAAAAATTTATAAAAAAATTAAATTATTTGAAAAAATTTAAAAAATTTTTTAAAAAAAAAATGTTACAATTAAATTCTTGTAAAGAATTTAATTAAATTATTAAATATTTAATTTTAAAAATTTTATTTTGTTTTTTTTTTTTTTTTTTATAAAAAAAATTAATATTTTTTAATATTAAATAATATATTTAAATTAATATATGTAAATAATGTAAAAATTAATAATTAAATTTAAAATTTTTAAAAATTAATATATAGTGTAAAAATTTATAATTTTTTATAAAAAATTATTTTAAAAAATAAAGGAATAAATAAATGTCTAAAATAATTAAAGTACATGGTAGAGAAATTATTGATTCAAGAGGATATCCTTCAGTAGAAGCTGAAGTATATACTAATAATGGTTTTATTGGAAGAGCATCAGTTCCATCTGGTTCATCAAAAGGATCTCGAGAAGCAATTGAATTAAGAGATAAAGACAAAAATCGATTTTTTGGATATGGTGTAAAAAAATCTATTGACTTTATAAATAATATAATTAATAAAAATTTAATTCAAAAAGACTCTATAGATCAAAAAAATATTGATCAAATCATGATTGATATAGATGGAACAAAAAATAAATCTATTTTAGGAGCAAACACTATATTAGCTG is a window from the Buchnera aphidicola (Periphyllus koelreuteriae) genome containing:
- a CDS encoding glutamine--tRNA ligase/YqeY domain fusion protein, with protein sequence MFNYKKNKNFIFKIINKDLKKKKIKQVHTRFPPEPNGFLHIGHAKSICLNFEIAKIYNGKCNLRFDDTNPSTEKKNYVKSIKKNIKWMGYKWNKKIFYSSQYFKKIYKYAIKLIKKKLAYVDKLSKKEIKKYRGTLKKKGINSPYRSQSIKKNLYLFKQMKKGKFKDGEACLRAKINMKSLNITMRDPVLYRVKNIPHYRTKNKWFIYPTYDFGHCISDTIEGITHSLCSLEFLNNNELYQWILKKINIKKKPKQYEFSRLNLEYTVLSKRKLKILVKKKIVDGWKDPRMPTISGLKNRGYTPKSIKNFCKKIGISKKNNLIELSLLEHCIRNDLNSKTPRFMAVLNPIKIIITNISDNYKKKIIVPNHPLYPNIGTHKIYFNKIIYIDKSDFKENFSSKYRRLSLNKEVRLRYSYIIKAIKIKKDNKGNIKTIFCTYDKDTLGKKPKNRKVKGVIHWVSKKYSIPAKFQLFKPIFTIKNPENKKKYLKYINKKSIKITNGFIEKCFLKKNKFNSIQFEREGYFIINKKNTIKNKKITFNKIVSLKGKNY